One Littorina saxatilis isolate snail1 linkage group LG11, US_GU_Lsax_2.0, whole genome shotgun sequence genomic window, taaaataaaaaggccATTAATCCTAATCATGTGTGACACAAATCCAAAAGCAGattgactgctaacgttccaagtTCCAAGTTCCACGTTCCATGTTCCatgttccaaaattcaaaatggaAAACCAAGAATAGTCCATTATTGAAAGGTTTATCAATGCACGAAATACCGATGCAATAATGATCAATGCAATCATGCTTTAAATTTGTTGATGGGGTACTTTTAAAAACTCTTAATAATGCCCGAacataactctcacttattTCACTGCACTGCACGTCCTTTGCATTtaaagcgcttacttccctttgtttctcagatcatcaacaaacaggtatttgacTATAACATAAAAAGGAAAAATGCTGCATAATTATATCAAAGTGTTTTGAAAATATAATTACTGCGTAAGAAGGAAAACTAGGTCACAGTGCTGTTCACAACCAGAACAGGGAACAAGATTACTCCTAATCCAAAATGAACGTATAACAAATGAAGTGGAACACTATTTtaaaatctgagaaacaaagggaagtaagcggtcTAGATGCATACTTCCAAATTGTTTCTCAAAATAAAAGCAGTCAAAAGACAATATCAAGAAGTAAGAACAAACATGTTGTAAAAGATAGGTTAACACAAAGTGTATAAGTGAATTAGAAAAAAGAACAATTACGTAAATGCACAAAGAGTAGAAATGAAGGCATCACTCACAGTGTATGTGTCACAGACCAACTTCAGCAGATCTCTGGCCGCCTCATCGTTAATCTTCTCTGTGTGAACCTGAAACACAAAGCATCTTCAACATTATCCCAAAACAAACTGATTCTAATATCTTGGATACCACTGCGGTTAGGACGAGATTGATGCATGTGGTGTTAGAAATACAGTACACCTCTACACAGACAGAGCGTaccaaacaagcacacacataaatGCATGCAATTTAAGAACACACTCAGACATGCATGCTTACACAAATGCACACtggctaacacacacacacacacacacacccacccacccacccacacacactctctctctcacttgcgaattgcacacacacactctctctctcttacacacacacacactctctctctccctctctctctctctctctctctctctctctctctctctctctctctctctctctctctctctctctcacacacacacacacccacacacatgaacacaatGTCTCTCACTCACCCCATTGAGTACAACCCAAGGTACATATTTGTGAGGAGGGTTGAGGGCCTCAGTTTTCTGCGCCATCTTGTGTTCCAGAGTGTTGCCCACAGTACTGTTGTAACAAAACATGATGGGGTCCAGGGGCACGCTCAGCTGCTGGGAACACTGaaacaggcacagacagaggAATGACTAAACTGTATCCACTCTTTTCTGTGTGAGCATGAAAACGATGAAAACCTCAATGTTTGTTGAGTGACACTAGACaggttgtgtgcatgtgtgttgtatgtgtgtgcgtaccaGTGTGCATGAACGtggatatatgtgtgtgtgtgtgtgtgtgtgtgtgtgtgtgtgtgtgtgtgtgtgtgtgtgtgtgtgtgtgtgtgtgtgtgtgtgtgtgtacatgtgcttgtgtgtgcatgcatgtctgACTgcctgtttgtatgtttgtgtgtccatGGGAGTcttgtatttctgtctgtgagtgtgagcACATGTATGCAAGTACAAGCAGCTCAGCCAGTAAACAGGTGTTTAAATCTCCATGTTCGCCTGTATAGATATGTACATGAAGCTGGTAGGACATAGCAAAGGCTGTCCATGATGCTTGCTTGTGCATGAGATTTTCAAAACAATTCCCATCTCTGTGTCCTCGGTCATAACTCATAATCCCTAACTCCTCAACTTTCTTGGTCTGCTCAGCCCATCCCATCCCCACTCAACTTTAGTTTGTCATTTCAGAACGAGAaaactttttttgttgcttttgaaatgtacaCAGTGAGATTTAGGTAGATGAAAAATGTTTCAGCACAAGAAAACAATGACATCATCATATTTGGCTAGATGAGAAATGTTTGAGTACTAGACACACAACTCACGGACTGCACGGACTGCAGGGGGTACTCGGACAGCTCCATACAGTGGATGAACGGCATGATCCTGTCAATACTCTTCAGCGTGTGGATGGCGCACGTCTGCAAAATCCATAACAtgtaatatatatatgatatactgtatatatatatatataacatataTGATAGAATGTGATGAGAGAATGCTAACATTGtgattaaaaaataatttaaaaaaataaaaagatgcaGTAAATAATAAGATGCTCCCCCatttacccctcccccccccccccccccaatctaaagacctctgtctctttctcatatgttctgttcataatctgTGTAAATGTTACTGcatgttaaaggcatatgtacgcgctcccgtgtttacaaagtgtagtttgcccataatcgatgtcaaacgcaccataagaccatataatgacgatatgtcaccatgcgcggaccataatacatgcattacagcttgttctagcctctgaaaaagtgaggatgtcaacaaagccgcggtgttagctcccttgcatcaacgttacatgtgttgccaaatctataaataggacgatccagatcaaaatgaaaattaacatatctcaacattgaaggggtcctagaccacaatattttgcagggaacttaatttagcatgtctccagctgttggtaaagcaattagcgtgtatagtcatcgagtacatatgcctttaactaTTACTCCCTCCTCTACTGTACTAGAATAAACTTAGCAACCATACAAAGTCTTCTTTGCATACATCACAGTTTCAACTCGGAATTCTGTTGAAAATCACATAGATCTTTCAAACAAAGGTGATGCGTACAATTTCAAAATCCCCTTATtaaagagaaagacaaacatTACAAACATGTCAATTCGTACTTCAAGTTTAAAGCAGTAACAGTAAAAATCcctataaggcaaaaaaaaaaaataggtctgtttacggtaacataggccaaaaaaatagggtcggtaggtcgggattttttttttcttccaaaaaaacatatttttacgttattttaaaaaaaaaattgttttcccaaatgccaaaaaaaaaagtctagggtcgcgcgaaaaaaatagggtcggtcgggttaccgcaaacagactattttttttttgtgcctaataaCTTACCTCCAACAGGTTACCGATGCATTCCTGCTCCCCGTGCTGACAGGTAAACACCCACCTGTCCCCAGACTGTTTCTCCTGCACAGGTAAACAGTGTATGCTCGTTACTATGAGTGTGACTTTTGTGTATGTCATCAACCTTCAGAAATCTCTCAGTCTTCTCTCGCCTTGTTTATCTACAGGTGGCACGTACTGATCAGCTCTGTGGAATCAAACTGACCCAAACCCTAACCCTGTATCTCAGTCATAAAACATCATGAGTTGTATGTTTGTGCACAGTCAAACTATTTCATAACAGCCACCTAAGAGACCATTTGTTTCATGGATTTTAATACTATAGACttttttgagtggtaaatgttgaaggatgaaagaaaatatattgtgagtggacggatgcatgttattcatcaaaagccccacaatgatgtgcttggcaaaaaaaccgaaaaaaaaccccaaaaaaaccTAAGAGATGAATCAAAAGTGGTTGTTATACAAGGGTGGTCTCTATGGAAAGGGGAATtataagagagaaaaaaagtccggattTTTTGGATCCTTGATATATTTATCTTGCCAAAAATATCAAACTTGTTTTACACTGGTTATATcttaaaaaacacaacaacaaaaacaacaacaaaacacacacaccatattgAAGTCCTTTGTGGCACTGTTATAAATGAAACCACCTCTTACAAAATGTTCTGTGCCTTAAAGATTCTAAACTCAGAGCACAATTATTTTGCCACTGTGATAATATCATGATGTATCGTACAGGTATCTTTGACAGCTCATTGCGATGACAGCTGTACTTCTCACCCTGGCGTTGCCGTAAGGAACGAGAGTGATGTTCATGATGTTACTCACCCTGGCGTTGCCGTAAGGAACGAGAGTGATGTTCATGATGCTACTCACCCTGGCGTTGCCGTAAGGAACGAGAGTGATGTTCATGATGCTACTCACCCTGGCGTTGCCGTAAGGAACGAGAGTGATGTTCATGATGCTACTCACCCTGGCGTTGCCGTAAGGAACGAGAGTGATGTTCATGATGCTACTCACCCTGGCGTTGCCGTAAGGAACGAGAGTGATGTTCATGATGCTACTCACCCTGGCGTTGCCGTAAGGAACGAGAGTGATGTTAATGATGCTACTCACCATGGCGTTGCCGTAAGGAACGAGAGTGATGTTCATGATGCTACTCACCCTGGCGTTGCCGTAAGGAACAAGGGTGATGTTCATGATGTTACTCACCCTGGCGTTGCCGTAAGGAACGAGAGTGATGTTCATGATGATACTCACCCTGGCGTTGCCGTAAGGAACGAGAGTGATGTTCATGATGATACTCACCCTGGCGTTGCCGTAAGGAACGAGAGTGATGTTCATGATGTTACTCACCCTGGCGTTGCCGTAAGGAACGAGAGTGATGTTCATGATGCTACTCACCCTGGCGTTGCCGTAAGGAACGAGAGTGATGTTCATGATGCTACTCACCCTGGCGTTGCCGTAAGGAACGAGAGTGATGTTCATGATGATACTCACCATGGCGTTGCCGTAAGGAACGAGAGTGATGTTCATGATGCTACTCACCCTGGCGTTGCCGTAAGGAACGAGAGTGATGTTAATGATGCTACTCACCCTGGCGTTGCCGTAAGGAACGAGAGTGATGTTCATGATGCTGCCCACTTTGGTGTAGGTGGGGAAGAGCTGTGTCTTGATGAAGTTCCTGCAGTCTGGGCACAGAGACTCAAAGTACAGCTCAAACTCCACTAGGGCTGCGTTGGTCTTCACTGTCCACACGCTCTCTTTGCACTGCTGGTACACCTGCAAATAGACAACATTTATTTGTCTTTACAAAGCTTTGGGAAAAACAAAAGTAATGTAAAACAATGTAATAATTTTGCTCACCAATACACAGACACCACAAGCATGTTTATGTGAGAGTTTACGGtaccttgtattggtgagtacacaattcttttgtttgttaACTTTGTTCCTCTCACCCTAAAAGTCATTTTGTTGATGAGAAATAAACCCACACATATTATAtgttgcaaaaaaaaacccaccccaaaACAGCAATGACCTGATTTAGCCCCTGGTGGGGGTCAAGGTCCAAGGTGAGTGAATCTCAAGCGGTTGCACTTCTCTCAATATGCAGCATCATTTCCACAGAGTTAATCTGTTACTTGTGCTCTAGAACAACACCACAAT contains:
- the LOC138979388 gene encoding gamma-interferon-inducible lysosomal thiol reductase-like, with the protein product MKTFLLLIAVAGAAGTCRFPPQLWCSSEEIAIQCKVYQQCKESVWTVKTNAALVEFELYFESLCPDCRNFIKTQLFPTYTKVGSIMNITLVPYGNAREKQSGDRWVFTCQHGEQECIGNLLETCAIHTLKSIDRIMPFIHCMELSEYPLQSVQSCSQQLSVPLDPIMFCYNSTVGNTLEHKMAQKTEALNPPHKYVPWVVLNGVHTEKINDEAARDLLKLVCDTYTGTKPSACTATRAQLTGCAQSDL